In Acidobacteriota bacterium, the sequence GGATGCTGGCGCGTGATCGCCTGCCGCACTCACTTATTTTTGCAGGTCCGTCAGGCGTTGGAAAATACACGCTGGCGTTGATGCTGGCTCGCGCGATTCATTGCGTGGACAACGCTGGCCTGGCGGGCAGTGCCGGCCCGCAGGATTTCTGCGGCCACTGCTTCAACTGCCGGTTGCTGGATGCCGTCGGCGACCGTCGCGCCGCCGTGGCTCATGCCGAGCAGGAGCGTGAAGCGCTCTCCAAGCGTCCGCGGGAAATTCCGCTGATCATTCAGCCACACCCCGACGTCACAATCTTCGCGCCGAATGGCCCGCTTAGACTGTTTCAAATCGAGCAGGCGCGGCACCTGAAGCAATCGCTCGAATTTGTCGCCACCGGCAGGCAGCGACGCATTTTCATTCTTCCTGAAGCGGATCGCATGGACGCGGCGGCGGCAAACTCGCTGCTCAAGTCGCTGGAGGAGCCGCCTGCGGATACCGTGCTGATCCTGACCACCGCGAGCGATGCGGCGTTGCTGCCCACCATCCGTTCGCGCTGCGTGCCGCTATGGTTCAGCCCGGTCAGTACTGCCGAAATCGTCACATTTCTGAATGAGCGCGGCGTGGGTGAGAACCAGAAAGAGCGCGAGTGGCGGGCCGCTGTAACGGGAGGATCGCCGGGATCTGCGTTGCGTCTGGACCGCGAGCGTTACCTCATTCAGCGTGATGCCCTGTTGTCATTGTTGGCCGCTGGCGCAACCGGGCCGAACTTCGCGGAGCTGCTGACGCAGGCGCAGAAGCTCTCTGGCAAGGATGAGTCACTTGAAAAACTTCTCGAAATTCTATATATTTTGTTTCAGGATATCCTGCATATCGAATCAAAGGCTAACGGGGAACCGCTTCGCAATTCGGACCGGCCGAAAACTCTAGTGCAGGTGGCTCATGCTCTGGGCGTGGAAGGGCTGCGTAGGGCGGCTGCCAACCTGGATATGATCGAGCGAAACTTGCGGCGAAATGTTCCAGCGCGGCTTTCACTGGAAGCCCTCGCGCTTGGGCTTGCGGAGGCTGGCACACCGTCCCGCCGGATATCTTGAAGGCCCACAACTAATCGGGCCGCAAACTACTTTTGGAGACCGAGCTGATTTCGGATCTTGTGAAAGCCCTTGTGGCTTTCAGGCAAATAGGAACTTTTTGAGGTGAATAAAATGACACGATATCCAGTCCCTCCCACGGGAACCAGAGAGTTGTCCCGGGAGATGCCCCGTGACAACGATGATTCACGCGAGCCACGCCGGGGACCGGCCTGGGATGAGATGAGCGGCAACCGCAAGCTGATACGTCCGTCGCTGACCGATATCAACAGGGAACCGGCAGGCAATCGTGATTCGGGTGGCAGCCGCCAAGCCCGCAAGCGTCCCGTGCCTTCGGACTCCACCAACGCCGAGAATTTTTATTACGTCAAGCAGATGCAGTCCAAGACGCCTATGGTGATCGTTCTCACCGATGGCGAAATCTTGCATGGCGTAATCGAATGGTATGATCGCGCCTGCATCAAGGTACACCGCACGGGCGAACCCAATCTGCTTCTTTACAAAACCAGCATCAAGTATCTCTATAAGAAAAATGAAGGAGACTAGCGGGGGCCCCGTTTCTCGCGCTGGTTCAGCTTATTTTTCTTTGCGAGGCTATCCGCGAGCCGCCGTTCACGGCGCTGGCCCGCTTCGCGAAAGCGGCGCTTTTCGTCGTCGGTTTCAGTGATTACCGGTGGCACTTCGCGCGGGTTGCCATCATCGTCCACGGCGACAAACGTCAGATAGGCCGAGCTGGTGTGTTCGCGGGTTCGGTTATAAACCCCTTCTCGATATACCTTAACGCCCACCTCCATTGATGTCCTGAAGGCGCGGTTCACCGACGCCCTCAAGATAATGATCTCTCCCACGCGGATAGGAACTCGGAAGTCCATGTGATCCATGGATGCCGTAACGACATAGGAGCCGGAGTGCCGGCCGGCGGCGATGGCTGCCACGATGTCCACCTGATGCATGACCATGCCGCCGAGGATGTTGCCCATGGGGTTGCCGTCGTTGGGCAGCACCATTTGGGTAATCTCGGACTGCGACTCGCGCACCGGCTTGGGATCCAGTGTTCTTGCGTGTGTCACGCTCACGTGTCGCGCCGCATCCCATTTTGATTTTCCCGTCATCATTTCCTCTCTGCGGCAAACTTTTCCTGCATCATTTGATTATATTCTCTCGATTTGCCTCGCGGCACGCTTAACGTTGTCCAGTTTTCTCCGACGAAATGCTTGGCCAGCATCACCATCTGGCCGACATGGCCGGCGTGGTGGTTCAACTGGCGCAGCACGGAGCGGCGCACGGTGTGCGGCTCGCCTCGGATAGTGATGGTGCGGTCGAGGTCGGCCACGCCGAGCTTGCCGAGTTCGGCGGACAGAAACTCCCAGGAGTCCGCCAAATCCTTGCGCAATCGCTGGGGCGTGTCCGCATCGTTGGCGATAAATTCGGCGTCGCGGTCGCGATCCGGTTTGTCGCCATCAGTGGTGAGGAAATCCGTCCAGCGCGAGCGGATGTTGCCCGCCAGATGCTTCATGATCTCCGCCAGCGAATTGGTTCCCGGATCGAGCTTGCGATAAAGGTCCTGTTCGGAGACCTGTGCCAGCGCGCCATCGGCATTGCGGCGCATTTTCTCAAATTCACGAAGGCAATCGTTCAGGAATTCGCTTTTCGGCATGGTTTAATTCCTTCGCTGATCGGATTAGCGGTGGGGCCTTTAGGTGACTCGCCACCTCATCTTGAAGAAGCGAGTATACACCGTTACCCCAGCAGGCTTGCCGGACGAAAAGACTTCAATGGAAATTTGCGCGGAAGTGCCCTCTTGGGTGTATATTGTGGAGCTATCCGGTAATTCATGGCAGTGACATCTGCAGGGACCGATTTGGCATCGAACTTTAAGGCGAGGCAGGCAAGGACAGTCTTTACTAAGGAGAAATCTCATGTTGCGAAACCGTTTGATCGGTGAAGGCTTGGCCGCCGCGAGGCGCGTGGCATTCCTCATCATGTTAGGAGCTGGCGCGCTGGTGGCACAGCAGCCTAATATTATTTTGACCAACGGCAAGGTGCTCACGGTGGACCCGAAGTTTTCGATCGCGCAGGCGGTGGCCATCACCGGCAACACCATTAGCGCGGTGGGCACTTCGGCTGACATTGCGAAGCTGGCCGGGCCGAATACTCAGGTGATCGACCTGAAGGGCCGCACCGTAACTCCCGGCTTTATGGACACGCATCGCCACTATACCGCCGAGGGCATGATCGACAACGAAGTCGATAGGACCGTGTTCCGAGTGGATTGGGGCGGCATCAGAACCAAGGAAGACGCGCTCAATCAGATTTCCGGCATCATCAAGAAAAACAACTTCAAGCCCGGCGAGTGGGTTCACTTTCAGAACGCCGTCGGCTTCATGGGTCTGGCTTCGCCTACCACCGTGCTGCACAGCAGAATTCTCTTTGACGAGCTGAATCGCTGGGAGCTGGACAAAGCCGCGCCCAACAATCCCATCATTCTGTCGCTGGGCATCCCCGAATACAACGGCCTGCTCATCAACGGTGTGGCCATGGATATCCTGTGGAAGGAGTACGGGGATTTCATCAAGCAGAACGGTCGCTACTGGATCAACTCCGCCGGCATTCCCGACGGCCATCTGGAGTCGGTCGCCACGCGGCCCATCATGATGAAGTATATGCCGCATCCCACCGCCGAGGTGCAGGCTCCCGGATTCCGCAAAATTCAGGAAGCCCTGGCCGCCATGGGCCTCACCACCGTCTCCGGCAGATACCCGGCTTATCGTGTCGAGAGCCTGAAGCTGCTCGAGGCGCGCGGCCAGCTGATTTCGCGCGTTGCCTACGGACTGGAAGATGAGTTCGGCGTGATCAAAGACCCCGCCAAGGAACTGGGCCGTCTGAGGTCGTTGATTGGCGCGGGCACGGACAAGATTTGGATCACTTCCGTCTCACCGTCCTCCGTTGATGGCTCAGGCAGCCGCATGTGCTCGAATCAGCCGAAGAACTCGAAGGGCGCGATCGACCACCTTTATCCGGTGGGCCAGTGCTATCAGGATGGCGAGTATCGCGGCGCCGCCGGACGTACGGCACAGATCCCCAAGAACTATTATCAGGACTGGATCATGGCCAGCGCGCAACACGGCATTCGCTTCGCCAACACGCATATGTCAGGCGACCGCTCGGTCTCGCTGTTCCTGAGGTTCATCGCGGAAGCGCAGGCGAAGTTTGGCCCGGGCTCCACCAAGAACTGGGCGTCGGACCACTGCGATCTGGTGAACCCGGCGGATATCCCGCTGGCGGCCAAGCTCGGCGTGCGCTTCAGTTGCTATCCCAACTCGATCAACAATGGTCCCGAGGTCGCTGAGAACTTCGGCGACAAGATCGCCAATACCTACCCGGCGCCGCTAAAGACCATGATCGACGCGGGCATCCACGTGTCGTACGAAGGCGAGGGAGCCGCGACGGTTTGGGACGGTCTGTATGCGTTCGTCACGCGCAAGGACGAGACCGGCAAAGTCTGGGGTCCGCAGGAGAAGATCGACAACGCCACCGCGCTGAAGATGGCCACCATCTGGGGCGCGGAGTACATCCTGAAGGCCGATAAATTTGGCTCCATCGAGAAGGGCAAGATCGCCGACATTCTGGTGCTCGACCGCGACTTCCTGACCATTCCCGGCGATGACATCAAGAATGTTCGCCCACTGATGACCGTCTTCGACGGCAAAATCGTTTACGTCCACACGCAGTTTTCCACTGAGTACAACCTCAAGCCCGCCGGCGCGGTCATCTCCACCTACGATGAGTTGCGCAAAGCCGCAGGCGGCGGCGTCGCGGGCGGCGGCGGTTAGTATTAATCGTAGTAGGAAATGTTATTAGCAAAGCCGCGGCACGCGAACACGTGCCGCGGTTTGTTTTGGTAGCCGCGTCAGGTGATTGTTCCGGCGCGGGGATTTCCTTTCCTTTGCTTCCTCTGCTTCGCTATTTTCTCATCATCGGCTTCAGCAGCGCCAAGGTCAGCCGGTCGATTAGCGGCGGAGCCAGCCGACGCAGCCAGCCAAAGACGCGATTGCTGCACGGGACCACAATCTCGCGCCGCCTCCAGCGCGAGGCCAGCAAAATTGCGCGCGCGGCCCTCTCCACGCTGATGCCACCCATCTTTCCCCCCAGGGCCTTTGTACCGGGCCCTTTGAAGGCGTTCACGGTGAAGTTGGTTCGCACCCGACCCAGGAACACCAGCAGCACTTGAATGTTATCAGGCCGCAGCTCCATGCGCAGGATGTCGGACATGGCCGTCATCGCATATTTCGTGCTCGCGTACGCGGTGAAGTATGGCAGCGGCAGGCGCGCGGCGACGGTCGAGATATTGATGATCTGCCCGCCACCCTGCCGGCGCATCACCGGAACGGCGGCCTGAATGGCGTGCAGCGGCCCCAGCCAGTTGGTCTTGATCAGATGCTCGCAGGCGGCCATGTCCATGTCGGCGGCGGCTGCGTACATGCCCACGGCGGCGTTATTAACCAGAATGTCAATGCGCCCGAAGCGTGCGACGGTCTGGGCGACCATGTCGCGGACTTGGTCCGGCTGGCTCATGTCGGCGGCGATCACCAGCGATTCACCGGGCAGAGACTTCGCCAGCGACACCAGCTTGTCCATCGAGCGCGCGGCGATGGCCACCTTCGCTCCCTGCGCTGCGAACATCTGCGCCAGCCCCGCGCCCACGCCCATCGACGCGCCGGTGATCAGCACGACCTTATCTTGAAAATGGTCTTGAAATTGTCCCAACGCTAGCTCTCCCTCATTCGCTTTATCCTGTGCCGCGTTCTTGACGTAGCGCCGGCATCTTGCTGGCTTATGGAGCCGCCAGGATGGCGGTGCTACATCGAACGGCAGAACTACCCATCAATCGCGCGCCGCGCAAAATGGTCAGACGAGTATAATAGCTCCATGACCGAACTGTTGCTGCCCCTTTTCCCGCTGAAGATCGTATTATTCCCTCGCATGAACTTGCCGCTGCACATCTTCGAGGAGCGATACAAGCGGATGATCAGCGACTGCCTGGAACACGCAACCGAGTTCGGCATCGTGCTGGCGAATGACGAAGGTCTATCATCGACAGGCTGCACCGCGGCGGTGGTGCAGCTCGTGAAGACGCATGGCGACGGACGCATGGATATTATTGTGCGTGGCTCGCGGCGCTTCGAGGTTCTGAATTTGAACCGGGATGAGACTTTTCTGCGCGGCGAAGTGGCTTTCTTCGATGACGAGGAGGTCGGAGAAGTAACCGTCATGGACCGGCGCCGTGATGAGGCCGTGAGTCTCTGCAATGAAGTTCTGCTATTGATTCCCACCAAAGATCGCAACCCATCCGCCGAAGCTCCTTCGCGCGCCAGTGCTCACCTGGCATTTGAGATTATCGCGCAGGTGCCCGTAGAACTTGCCTTCCGTCAATTGCTGCTGGAGATGCGCAACGAGAACGAGCGCCTCGACGAAGTGATCGAGCAGCTCGGCCAATTGAAGGGTTTTCTCTCCCGTCTCGCGGCGACGAGCAGCAAAGCGGGTTCAAACGGGAACGGCCGCCACTGATATACTGGTCCAGTCATTCATAGATCAAGTCACGGTATCAGGCATGGCCGAATACAGGCCACGCGAAGGGATTGACCGTCATGAAACTCAAGCCTCACTTGCTCGGTGAACTGCGCAGCAGCGCATACTCGGAGCAAAAATACCGGTTGCGAACTGTGAAAGATGAAATGCGTGAAAATCTCATCGCCAAGATGGAAAGCGGCGAGATGCTGTTTCCCGGCGTGGTCGGGTACGAAGACACGGTGATCCCGCAAGTGGTGAATGCCGTGCTATCGCGCCACAACTTCATCCTGCTTGGCCTGCGCGGACAAGCCAAGACGCGCCTGCTGCGCGCGCTAGTCGCACTGCTCGATGAAGAACTTCCCGTGTTGGCTGGCTGCGAGATCAACGACAATCCCTACGCTCCCATCTGCCGCTCGTGTCGATTGTTGCTACAGGAAAAGGGCGACGCCGCACCGGTGAACTTCCTGACTCGTGAGTTCCGCTATGTCGAAAAACTGGCGACGCCCGATGTAACCATCGCCGACATGATCGGCGACATGGACCCCATCAAGGCCGCTCGTGGCGGGCACCAGCTCTCCGACGAGCTGACCATTCATTACGGCTTGATGCCTCGCGCCAACCGCGGCATCTTCGCCATCAATGAGTTGCCCGATCTGGCTGGGAAAATTCAGGTGGGCCTGTTCAACATCATGCAGGAGGGCGACGTGCAGATTAAGGGTTACCCGGTGCGCCTGCCCCTCGACATCATGATCGTCTTCACCGCCAACCCGGAGGACTATACCGCGCGCGGGAAGATCATTACGCCACTCAAGGACCGCATCGGCGCCGAGATTCGCACTCACTACCCGGCCACCGTGGAGGAGGGCATCGCCATCACTGTGCAGGAGGCCTGGACGACGCGTGGCGGGTCGAAGCGGATGCAGATTCCGACATTCATTCAGGAGATTGTCGAGGAGATCGCGTTCCTCGCCCGCGGCGACAAGCGCGTGGATAAGCGCTCGGGAGTTAGTCAGCGCCTGCCTATCAGTTGCATGGAGACGGTCGTTTCGAACGCCGAGCGCCGCGCCATCAGCAATCGTGAGCGCGACGTGGTGCCGCGCGTGTCGGATATATACGCCGCGCTGCCTGCGCTGACCGGCAAGTTTGAGTTGGAATATGAAGGTGAATTGAAGGGCGCTGATCAAGTCGCGCGCGAGCTGGTGCGCGGCGCGGTCGGCAAGATATTCGACAAATACTTCGCCGATGCCGATCTGCAGCAGATTGTCCAATGGTTTGAGATGGGGGGCTCGTTGAAAGTTCCCGAGGGGGATTCCGCAAACGCCGTGGTCAATGGCCTGCGCAAGATCCAAGGACTGCTGGACAAGGCCACCGCCGCCGGTAAACCAGACAAACCCAACGACGCATGGACCGCTGCTGCCGGCGAGTTTGTGCTGGAGGGATTACACGCGCACCGCCGCATTGGCCGTAGCGAAGAGCGTGGTTTCACAATGGAATCGCGCAAGCAGCAGCCAGCGGGCCGCGAAGATATGCGTCAACCGCACCGTCGGCAATTTAACTAAAGGCTATGATGAGCGGTTCGTGATGAGTGATGAGTTGATGCACACAAAGCTATGAAGTCTATTACTTATAAAAAGTTTGATCCGTCCGACCTCGACTCACTCGACATGCAGGAGTTGATGGATAAGCTCGCCGAATTTTTCCTGCAGAGTGGTTTCCAATCGCCTTATGGCGATGACTTCGGAGAGGGCGATGAAAACTCGCTCGACCAATTGCGGCATGCCTTGCAGCAGGCGCTCCAACAGGAAGAAGGCCAGTTTGGCGAGAATGAGCAGATGAAGCGGCTGATGGAGGCGTTCCGAGACATGACGCCCGAGCAGCAGCAAGAGATGATCGACAAGCTGATCGAGCGCATGGAGCAGGAGGGCTACGTCAGCGTAACCGACCAGCCGCCACAGCAGCAGGATCAACAGCAGCAAGGCGGCGGTTCCCTTGGCGAAGAAGGCCAAGTCCGTTTTGAACTCACGGATAAGGGGCTGGACTTTCTGGGTTTCAAGACGCTGAAGGACCTGCTCGGCTCACTGGGCCGGTCTAGCTTCGGCCGCCATGATACGCGTGACTTATCCACCGGTATCGAGTCAGGCGGATCAACGAAGCCCTATGAGTTCGGCGACACCATCAACATGGATGTGACTGCCACACTCTCCAGCGCTATCCAGCGCGAGGGTTTGGCGATGCCGCTGAACATCGAATACAAAGACTTGCAAGTCCACCAATCCGAGTACCAAAGTTCCTGCGCCACGGTACTGATGCTCGATTGCAGCCACAGCATGATCCTTTACGGCGAAGACCGCTTCACGCCCGCGAAACGCGTCGCGCTGGCTCTTTCGCACTTGATCCGCACGCAATATCCCGGCGATACGCTGCACCTGGTGCTATTTCACGACTCGGCGGAGGAGATGCCGCTTTCGCAGCTCGCGCGCGCGCAGGTGGGGCCGCATTACACGAACACGCGGGAAGGTCTGCGCCTCGCGCAACGCATCCTGAACCGGCAGCAGAAAGATATGCGCCAGATCATCATGATCACCGATGGCAAGCCCTCCGCGCTCACACTCGAAGACGGTCGCATTTACAAAAACGCCTTTGGTTTGGACCCATTCGTTGTGACATCCACACTGGAAGAAGTGAGTAAGTGCAAGCGCGCGGGCATTCTGATCAATACGTTCATGCTGGCGAGCGACGCCGGGCTGATTCATTTTGTCGAGCAGGTAACGCGCTTGTGTCGCGGCAAAGCCTACTTCACCACGCCGTACACGCTTGGCCAGTACCTATTGCTCGATTACCTTAACAATAAATCGCGCACGATACATTAAAGAGTCGTTAGTTGGCTTCAACTGCGGCGATCATCTCCGCCATCCTGCCTGAATTGAAATCCTTCAGGGCCTGGCGAATCTGGTCTTCATTGTTCATTACAAATGGCCCATAGCCGGCGATGGGCTCGTCGATGGGCTGGCCGCTCATGACCAACACCATGCTGTCCTCTTTGGAAATCATCGATATCATTTCGCCCGAGCGGTCGAAAGCGGCGAGTTCCGTGGCGTTGATATCCTGCGCGCCGTTCACCTGTACGGCACCATTCAGCACAAACAGCAATGTTGTAAAGCCTTCGGGGATGTTTAGCTCAACCTTGTTTCCAGCGCGCAGGCGCAGATCCCAAAGATTCACCGGCGTGAATGTGGCCGCCGGGCCATTGACGCCATGAAGTTCGCCCGAGATGACTCGCGCGAAGCTGCCATCACTGTTGAGAGCGACGGATGGAATCTGCGCGTCCGTGATTGCCTGATAGTGAGGAGGCGACAGTTTGTCTTGCGAGGGGATGTTCACCCAGAGCTGGATGACTTCGAATGTCCCGCCCTTCTTCGTGAACTCCTGGCTGTGCATCTCTTCATGCAACAGGCCGCCCGCTGCCGTCATCCACTGGACATCGCCGGGGCCGATCTTGCCGCCGTTGCCGGTGGTGTCGCGATGCTCAACCTCTCCTTGATAAACAATCGTTACCGTTTCGAATCCGCGGTGCGGATGCCAGCCCACGCCGCGCGGCTTGGCGGCGGGCGGGAACTCCACCGGGCCGGCGTAATCCATTAGGAGGAAGGGACTGACATGCAATCCCTGGCTGTGATAGGAGAATACGGTGCGCACGGGGAATCCGTCGCCAACCCAATGCTTGTC encodes:
- a CDS encoding VWA domain-containing protein, whose protein sequence is MKSITYKKFDPSDLDSLDMQELMDKLAEFFLQSGFQSPYGDDFGEGDENSLDQLRHALQQALQQEEGQFGENEQMKRLMEAFRDMTPEQQQEMIDKLIERMEQEGYVSVTDQPPQQQDQQQQGGGSLGEEGQVRFELTDKGLDFLGFKTLKDLLGSLGRSSFGRHDTRDLSTGIESGGSTKPYEFGDTINMDVTATLSSAIQREGLAMPLNIEYKDLQVHQSEYQSSCATVLMLDCSHSMILYGEDRFTPAKRVALALSHLIRTQYPGDTLHLVLFHDSAEEMPLSQLARAQVGPHYTNTREGLRLAQRILNRQQKDMRQIIMITDGKPSALTLEDGRIYKNAFGLDPFVVTSTLEEVSKCKRAGILINTFMLASDAGLIHFVEQVTRLCRGKAYFTTPYTLGQYLLLDYLNNKSRTIH
- a CDS encoding acyl-CoA thioesterase; the protein is MTGKSKWDAARHVSVTHARTLDPKPVRESQSEITQMVLPNDGNPMGNILGGMVMHQVDIVAAIAAGRHSGSYVVTASMDHMDFRVPIRVGEIIILRASVNRAFRTSMEVGVKVYREGVYNRTREHTSSAYLTFVAVDDDGNPREVPPVITETDDEKRRFREAGQRRERRLADSLAKKNKLNQREKRGPR
- a CDS encoding magnesium chelatase codes for the protein MKLKPHLLGELRSSAYSEQKYRLRTVKDEMRENLIAKMESGEMLFPGVVGYEDTVIPQVVNAVLSRHNFILLGLRGQAKTRLLRALVALLDEELPVLAGCEINDNPYAPICRSCRLLLQEKGDAAPVNFLTREFRYVEKLATPDVTIADMIGDMDPIKAARGGHQLSDELTIHYGLMPRANRGIFAINELPDLAGKIQVGLFNIMQEGDVQIKGYPVRLPLDIMIVFTANPEDYTARGKIITPLKDRIGAEIRTHYPATVEEGIAITVQEAWTTRGGSKRMQIPTFIQEIVEEIAFLARGDKRVDKRSGVSQRLPISCMETVVSNAERRAISNRERDVVPRVSDIYAALPALTGKFELEYEGELKGADQVARELVRGAVGKIFDKYFADADLQQIVQWFEMGGSLKVPEGDSANAVVNGLRKIQGLLDKATAAGKPDKPNDAWTAAAGEFVLEGLHAHRRIGRSEERGFTMESRKQQPAGREDMRQPHRRQFN
- a CDS encoding pirin family protein; its protein translation is MKKLATIHRSTDKHWVGDGFPVRTVFSYHSQGLHVSPFLLMDYAGPVEFPPAAKPRGVGWHPHRGFETVTIVYQGEVEHRDTTGNGGKIGPGDVQWMTAAGGLLHEEMHSQEFTKKGGTFEVIQLWVNIPSQDKLSPPHYQAITDAQIPSVALNSDGSFARVISGELHGVNGPAATFTPVNLWDLRLRAGNKVELNIPEGFTTLLFVLNGAVQVNGAQDINATELAAFDRSGEMISMISKEDSMVLVMSGQPIDEPIAGYGPFVMNNEDQIRQALKDFNSGRMAEMIAAVEAN
- a CDS encoding SDR family NAD(P)-dependent oxidoreductase, which produces MGQFQDHFQDKVVLITGASMGVGAGLAQMFAAQGAKVAIAARSMDKLVSLAKSLPGESLVIAADMSQPDQVRDMVAQTVARFGRIDILVNNAAVGMYAAAADMDMAACEHLIKTNWLGPLHAIQAAVPVMRRQGGGQIINISTVAARLPLPYFTAYASTKYAMTAMSDILRMELRPDNIQVLLVFLGRVRTNFTVNAFKGPGTKALGGKMGGISVERAARAILLASRWRRREIVVPCSNRVFGWLRRLAPPLIDRLTLALLKPMMRK
- a CDS encoding DUF1572 domain-containing protein, which produces MPKSEFLNDCLREFEKMRRNADGALAQVSEQDLYRKLDPGTNSLAEIMKHLAGNIRSRWTDFLTTDGDKPDRDRDAEFIANDADTPQRLRKDLADSWEFLSAELGKLGVADLDRTITIRGEPHTVRRSVLRQLNHHAGHVGQMVMLAKHFVGENWTTLSVPRGKSREYNQMMQEKFAAERK